The following proteins come from a genomic window of Acetivibrio cellulolyticus CD2:
- a CDS encoding coiled-coil domain-containing protein yields the protein MPRINRFRIVNFRYDDDKKYIANELYEFDGKNALINLENGGGKSVILQLALQTVLPNTNMGSRNFSDYFKVNSSPTHIMIEWRLDGTRADFLLTGICVSKNADGIRFFTYTHNYTLPHDLDIKGMEVVTRDKQIIGFSECHNYLKRLASEMRLNINVYSRDRQKEYRDKLHTFNLFKEEFDAVKIINQSEGGIDKFFENARKSRSVIEKLIIPNIPKGEGETSGILAETFKKHLENLKNIPLYQHNIKMYEAFCDKASDLFSKLEGYGTTVEEINKVSRDILALDNLISLATDKLQNEIESLKSSDREYAANIEELFYKKDSLDYQSKIIELKSLNKKLEDVAYSIERIRNEIEEKDKRIKYMESASLFEEVVNARREIATYKAQLETVSKEKDEIDREYQSCLFFAKLILSEEAQKVLRIVEELKKQVDEYSNERGLLQKELSEKDSERDSIRDSLSSISTRLKDSKDKQSQITGYFVKDMTLLVDSATGLKDLINERDTLSDKRMSLNDALEKANKANGDISISEIRIKEAVAALIQNRKTKKEEIEVFETRFLKINREINMYEIDGDVYSKGASESLKAHRARVDNSLSEVLGRYHEIQKRKLLYDGCEYYIPDIELKKVYEFLKSSGIRCIPGSLWLKNQREDMREEFLHRNPLLCHSIVLEKAELEKIKADSGNIPLTNQILELVENYPVTFIVDSEAGIVAPTGEGKLSVGIDKLGSMEAYVVFANNNTFAFNSNAFQDYLTGMDQNISKMKENYEAIKSDQEKITGLIERCSEFLELYPQGCLKEMQSQLDKIDRDVNANETSLKELQEKRELLFKNIRENQKTISDIEELIGEKNKDIVKLNEHIELAGKIKELEKQYREEDLIRAKIEEEKKNLIEKLNSTSKKIEDTRNNMDARIRENQDNRKKLDQISAKLNIDKPAIDIKGSLEEILSRAQGLEIKIADSQTEQIQKFIESRMKDEHRRIKEIHNKGFCEADFEGSVISFTDEELEEDREKLLLLKDEDVRIKNNERKLSGQINTLEGEAKELKKNIERRFNLEPFEFESLESVDVATFNAQIEAYNRKRQKNARRLEEIEKRRIRLLRSGERIEDYISANKITIRSESREYMDSLVHNGESISMWDMLQLPVERIDVIINEDRDIYRDLIKSLGQIEATIRESYDELYHEADWAENVTIRMIIEKIMNNDMYNYKYVKDLFKEIIDNVENMKKGAQFQLEESLRDKSEIVERCYSRAEAVYDELKSVDNFSKIKIDGVHKKTIVIDMPQLHTEEGKALMTRYIEVSISEIEKMKAEGKYDPARIDGEIARIMSPVSLLDAVTNLNEYSIKVFKPESVGASRYIAWEVVISWSGGEKLAGFFAMFISIISYLRSKKTGWPDSSKVIWIDNPFGQANAGYLLSYIFELARATNTQMICLTGHMQVDIYMQFDVVYSLIHRQLTGMNMSVIQSKLVKSQGGLESAFYKIKQEQMTLF from the coding sequence ATGCCGCGGATAAATAGATTCAGAATTGTAAATTTCAGATATGATGATGACAAGAAATACATTGCAAACGAGCTTTATGAATTTGATGGCAAAAACGCCCTTATAAACTTGGAGAATGGCGGAGGAAAAAGTGTTATTCTTCAACTGGCGCTTCAGACAGTACTTCCAAATACAAATATGGGGAGCAGAAACTTTTCAGATTATTTTAAGGTGAATTCTTCTCCTACGCATATTATGATTGAATGGAGATTGGACGGCACAAGAGCCGACTTCTTACTCACAGGAATATGTGTCTCTAAAAATGCGGATGGAATAAGATTTTTTACCTATACACATAATTATACTCTCCCTCATGATTTGGATATAAAGGGAATGGAAGTAGTAACAAGAGATAAACAGATTATTGGTTTTTCTGAGTGCCACAATTACCTAAAGAGGCTTGCTTCAGAAATGCGTCTTAACATAAATGTATATTCGAGGGACCGTCAGAAGGAGTACCGTGATAAGCTGCACACCTTTAATTTATTTAAAGAAGAATTTGATGCCGTTAAGATTATAAATCAGTCAGAAGGCGGAATTGATAAATTTTTTGAGAACGCCAGAAAGTCAAGAAGTGTAATAGAAAAGTTGATAATTCCCAATATACCCAAGGGAGAGGGGGAAACCTCGGGAATACTTGCAGAAACTTTTAAAAAGCACCTTGAAAATTTAAAGAACATTCCTTTGTATCAGCATAATATAAAGATGTATGAAGCATTCTGCGATAAGGCTTCCGATCTTTTTTCGAAGCTTGAAGGCTATGGAACTACTGTTGAAGAAATAAATAAAGTAAGCAGGGATATTCTGGCTCTTGACAACCTTATCAGTCTTGCAACAGATAAACTTCAAAATGAAATCGAGTCCCTTAAATCAAGTGACCGTGAGTATGCTGCAAATATCGAGGAACTTTTTTATAAAAAGGATAGTCTGGATTATCAAAGCAAAATTATTGAGCTTAAGTCATTAAATAAAAAGCTTGAAGATGTAGCTTACAGTATTGAAAGAATTAGGAATGAAATTGAAGAAAAAGACAAGCGAATAAAATATATGGAATCAGCTTCTCTTTTTGAAGAAGTCGTGAATGCCAGAAGAGAAATTGCTACATATAAAGCACAGCTTGAGACTGTTTCGAAGGAAAAGGACGAGATAGATAGAGAGTACCAGAGCTGTCTATTTTTCGCAAAACTTATTCTAAGTGAGGAAGCCCAAAAAGTTTTGAGGATTGTTGAAGAATTAAAAAAACAAGTGGATGAATATTCAAATGAACGTGGGTTACTCCAGAAAGAGTTAAGTGAAAAAGACAGTGAAAGGGATAGTATTCGTGACAGTCTGTCTTCTATAAGTACAAGGCTTAAAGATAGCAAAGACAAACAGTCACAAATTACAGGTTATTTCGTAAAGGATATGACACTGTTAGTAGACTCAGCTACTGGACTTAAAGACCTTATAAATGAAAGGGACACGCTTTCGGATAAGAGAATGAGCTTGAACGATGCGCTTGAAAAGGCAAATAAGGCTAATGGGGATATTTCAATCAGTGAGATAAGAATTAAGGAAGCTGTTGCTGCATTAATTCAAAACCGCAAGACTAAAAAAGAAGAAATAGAAGTTTTTGAAACACGATTTTTAAAGATAAACAGGGAAATAAACATGTATGAAATTGATGGAGATGTATACAGCAAAGGTGCATCAGAGTCTTTGAAAGCTCATAGGGCAAGAGTGGACAATTCCTTGAGCGAGGTTTTGGGAAGGTATCATGAAATTCAAAAGAGAAAGTTGCTCTATGATGGCTGTGAGTACTATATTCCAGATATAGAGCTTAAAAAGGTGTATGAGTTTTTGAAAAGCAGCGGTATAAGGTGTATACCTGGTTCGTTATGGCTTAAGAACCAGCGTGAGGATATGAGAGAAGAGTTTTTACACAGAAATCCACTTTTGTGCCATTCAATTGTATTGGAAAAAGCTGAATTGGAGAAGATTAAAGCAGATTCAGGCAATATTCCTCTAACTAATCAAATACTTGAATTGGTTGAGAACTATCCGGTTACATTTATAGTGGATTCGGAAGCTGGAATTGTTGCGCCAACGGGTGAGGGAAAACTATCTGTAGGTATTGACAAATTAGGCTCAATGGAAGCCTATGTTGTTTTTGCGAATAATAATACTTTTGCGTTTAATTCCAATGCGTTTCAGGATTATTTGACCGGCATGGATCAAAATATTTCAAAAATGAAGGAAAACTATGAAGCAATTAAAAGTGATCAGGAAAAGATAACAGGGCTTATTGAAAGGTGTTCTGAATTCTTAGAATTGTATCCGCAAGGATGTTTGAAGGAAATGCAAAGTCAACTGGATAAGATTGATAGAGATGTAAATGCAAATGAAACCTCTCTGAAAGAACTGCAAGAAAAGAGAGAGTTGCTTTTCAAGAATATAAGGGAAAATCAAAAGACTATCAGTGATATAGAGGAACTTATAGGTGAGAAAAACAAGGATATAGTTAAGCTTAATGAGCATATTGAACTTGCAGGAAAGATAAAAGAGCTGGAAAAGCAATACAGGGAAGAAGACTTAATTAGAGCTAAAATTGAGGAAGAGAAAAAAAATCTCATCGAAAAGCTTAATTCTACGTCAAAGAAGATTGAAGATACCAGAAATAATATGGATGCACGTATAAGAGAAAATCAGGATAACAGGAAAAAACTTGACCAAATATCTGCAAAGCTTAATATAGATAAGCCTGCAATCGATATAAAAGGTAGTTTGGAAGAAATTCTTTCAAGAGCGCAGGGACTTGAGATAAAAATAGCTGACAGTCAGACCGAGCAGATTCAAAAGTTTATAGAGAGTCGTATGAAGGATGAACACAGGAGAATAAAGGAGATACACAATAAAGGCTTTTGTGAGGCTGATTTTGAAGGTAGTGTAATATCTTTTACTGATGAAGAACTTGAAGAGGATAGAGAAAAACTTTTATTACTAAAAGACGAAGATGTGAGGATAAAGAACAATGAGCGAAAGCTTTCAGGTCAGATAAATACTTTGGAAGGAGAGGCAAAGGAGCTTAAGAAGAATATTGAAAGAAGATTTAATTTGGAACCGTTTGAATTTGAATCACTGGAAAGTGTTGATGTGGCAACTTTTAATGCTCAGATAGAGGCTTACAATAGAAAGAGGCAGAAGAACGCAAGAAGGCTTGAAGAGATTGAAAAAAGAAGAATAAGACTTTTGCGATCTGGGGAGAGAATTGAAGATTACATTAGTGCAAACAAAATAACAATTCGGAGCGAGTCAAGGGAGTACATGGACAGTCTTGTTCATAATGGCGAAAGTATTTCCATGTGGGATATGCTGCAACTTCCTGTAGAAAGGATAGATGTGATTATCAACGAGGACCGGGACATTTATAGGGATTTGATCAAAAGCCTCGGGCAGATAGAAGCGACAATAAGGGAAAGTTACGATGAGCTTTACCACGAAGCTGATTGGGCTGAGAATGTGACAATCAGGATGATTATTGAAAAAATAATGAATAATGATATGTACAATTATAAATATGTTAAGGATTTGTTCAAAGAAATAATCGATAACGTTGAAAATATGAAAAAGGGAGCACAGTTCCAATTGGAGGAATCACTAAGGGATAAGTCAGAGATTGTTGAACGTTGCTACAGCAGGGCAGAGGCAGTATATGACGAGCTTAAGTCGGTGGATAATTTCTCTAAAATAAAAATTGATGGAGTTCACAAAAAGACTATAGTAATTGATATGCCTCAGCTGCATACTGAAGAAGGAAAAGCTTTGATGACTAGGTATATAGAGGTTTCCATCAGTGAAATTGAAAAGATGAAGGCAGAAGGTAAATATGACCCTGCCAGGATTGATGGGGAGATAGCAAGGATTATGTCTCCTGTAAGCCTGTTGGACGCAGTAACAAACCTCAATGAATATTCAATAAAGGTATTTAAACCTGAGTCCGTAGGAGCGTCACGATATATTGCATGGGAAGTAGTTATAAGCTGGTCTGGAGGAGAAAAGCTTGCCGGATTTTTCGCCATGTTCATTTCAATTATCTCTTACCTGAGAAGTAAAAAGACCGGATGGCCCGATTCCAGTAAGGTTATATGGATTGATAATCCTTTTGGTCAGGCAAATGCGGGATATCTTTTATCCTATATATTTGAACTGGCTAGGGCGACAAATACCCAGATGATATGCCTGACTGGTCATATGCAGGTGGATATTTACATGCAGTTTGATGTGGTTTATAGCCTCATACACAGGCAACTGACAGGAATGAATATGAGCGTAATACAGTCAAAATTGGTAAAATCTCAGGGTGGATTGGAATCGGCGTTCTACAAGATTAAGCAGGAGCAAATGACACTGTTTTAG
- a CDS encoding DUF6063 family protein, which produces MENLSPDLVRKAFALYMNLIEKSKVAKKDNPEEFADFDDPEISYIMRIFEEESGIMILRSGDTMYFTPRTDNRFLGFTNENLREKMGFSNNTELYVGYVVILSIIIKFFNGENYNNKIRSMLKVEELEGFITAKLESYNSGENSEETDEALNFNFGSVAKLWLDLPTYDEKIKNFGQSKGTRISFIYRTLKFLQEQGLANVDNDSEIYTTDKFDTLIIGYYPESTRKREILSFLESI; this is translated from the coding sequence ATGGAAAACCTGTCGCCGGATCTGGTAAGAAAGGCTTTTGCATTATATATGAATCTGATTGAAAAGTCAAAAGTTGCAAAGAAGGACAACCCGGAAGAGTTTGCGGACTTTGATGACCCTGAAATATCATATATTATGAGAATTTTTGAGGAAGAATCAGGGATAATGATATTAAGGTCAGGAGATACAATGTATTTTACACCAAGAACCGATAACCGGTTTTTGGGATTCACGAACGAAAATCTCAGGGAGAAAATGGGCTTTTCAAATAATACTGAGTTGTATGTTGGGTATGTAGTAATACTCTCTATTATAATAAAGTTCTTTAACGGAGAAAACTATAACAACAAAATTCGGTCGATGCTTAAGGTTGAGGAACTTGAAGGTTTTATTACAGCCAAGCTGGAATCATATAATTCTGGAGAAAACAGTGAAGAGACTGACGAAGCATTAAATTTTAATTTTGGAAGTGTAGCAAAACTCTGGCTCGACCTTCCTACCTATGATGAAAAAATAAAGAATTTCGGACAGTCAAAAGGTACGAGGATAAGCTTTATATACAGGACTCTAAAGTTTTTACAGGAGCAGGGGCTTGCAAATGTTGATAATGACAGCGAAATATATACCACGGATAAGTTTGACACGCTTATAATAGGCTATTACCCGGAAAGCACAAGAAAGAGGGAGATTTTATCTTTCCTTGAAAGCATATGA
- a CDS encoding Wadjet anti-phage system protein JetD domain-containing protein produces MEKFIYKIIESQSKKVIEIADILISVERKLGGDDFEIKGGYRTFADIIKEFCEKGILIPVKVSGTNGRNPSLHNKYRISYEDKKQLEDGLFHELQSLHPKLDKSYYFKNPDVYREDRNYVLMLSEFLLKHFESKSLKFRCTMNERSFEIFNNEKFLESRGKVLLKRLGLSFNDLNCYKTLEAFFYILFKPQASLTILIIENKDTFYSVLKYLERRPDKDLFGINIDMLIYGEGKKIVNSYSFINEVATGMPIDRVYYFGDLDFEGIGIFNSMAAKYGKYLIVPHVNLYKQMLAEAKNPPFLRTNQSELNLELFLMNFDEESKTKISEILYTGRYIPQEAVNFGRKKNL; encoded by the coding sequence ATGGAAAAGTTTATTTATAAGATAATTGAGAGTCAATCCAAAAAGGTTATTGAAATAGCAGATATACTTATAAGTGTGGAAAGAAAACTTGGTGGAGATGATTTTGAAATCAAGGGTGGATATAGGACTTTTGCAGACATAATTAAGGAGTTCTGTGAAAAGGGCATTTTGATACCTGTAAAGGTATCTGGAACGAATGGAAGAAATCCATCTCTACATAATAAATACAGAATTTCTTATGAAGATAAAAAGCAGTTGGAAGATGGGCTTTTTCATGAACTTCAGTCTTTACACCCTAAGCTGGATAAAAGCTATTACTTTAAAAATCCAGATGTATACAGAGAAGATAGGAATTATGTGCTAATGTTGTCGGAGTTTCTTCTTAAACATTTTGAGAGTAAATCTTTGAAATTTCGATGTACAATGAATGAAAGATCCTTTGAAATATTCAATAACGAGAAGTTTTTGGAATCAAGAGGCAAGGTTTTGCTCAAGCGACTTGGGCTTTCTTTCAATGATTTAAACTGTTACAAGACACTTGAGGCGTTTTTTTATATACTGTTCAAACCCCAAGCCAGCCTGACTATACTTATTATTGAAAACAAGGATACTTTTTATTCGGTACTGAAGTACCTTGAAAGAAGGCCTGACAAGGATTTGTTTGGTATAAATATAGATATGCTTATTTATGGAGAGGGAAAGAAAATAGTGAACAGCTATAGTTTCATAAATGAGGTGGCAACGGGAATGCCAATTGACAGGGTATATTATTTCGGTGACCTTGATTTTGAAGGTATAGGAATATTCAACTCTATGGCAGCAAAGTATGGCAAGTATCTTATTGTGCCGCATGTAAACCTTTACAAGCAAATGCTTGCAGAAGCAAAAAATCCACCTTTTTTAAGAACAAACCAATCTGAATTAAACCTTGAATTATTTCTTATGAACTTTGATGAGGAAAGCAAGACAAAAATATCGGAAATATTGTATACTGGCAGATATATTCCACAGGAGGCTGTAAATTTTGGACGAAAGAAAAATTTATGA
- a CDS encoding cation diffusion facilitator family transporter, which translates to MIKLIIRRFIKNSEKVNDKEVRESYGILSGTLGIICNLFLFVLKLAIGLLINSIAVISDAFNNLSDMGTSVITIFGAKLSNRPPDKEHPHGHGRYEYIASLVVSFIIFAVGIELLRNSFNKIINPQEVVFQLTSMIILTSSVLVKVWMFSYNKYIGKAINSSIIRTTAFDSLNDVYATSAVIIGTIIGMFVSFPVDGIMGLGISGLIIYTGFNTAKDSVDLLLGALPDPELIERINTLVLGSKNIKGAHDLKIHDYGPGRISASIHAEVSDDANIVDIHSEIDKIELKVKEELGIEMVIHMDPVE; encoded by the coding sequence TTGATTAAATTGATAATAAGAAGATTTATTAAGAATAGTGAGAAGGTAAATGATAAGGAAGTACGGGAGTCTTATGGAATATTATCCGGTACTTTGGGGATTATTTGCAACCTGTTTTTATTTGTGCTAAAGCTTGCTATTGGACTATTAATAAATAGTATAGCAGTAATTTCCGATGCTTTTAATAATTTGAGTGATATGGGTACATCAGTTATTACGATATTTGGAGCTAAGCTTAGCAATCGTCCTCCAGATAAGGAACATCCCCATGGACATGGAAGATATGAGTATATTGCATCTTTGGTAGTATCATTTATTATTTTTGCTGTTGGTATAGAGTTATTAAGAAATTCGTTTAATAAAATTATTAATCCGCAAGAAGTGGTGTTCCAATTAACATCAATGATCATTTTGACGAGTTCAGTTCTGGTAAAGGTATGGATGTTTTCTTACAACAAGTATATTGGTAAAGCGATAAACTCAAGCATTATCAGGACAACAGCCTTTGACAGCTTAAATGATGTATACGCAACAAGTGCAGTAATAATTGGAACTATTATAGGCATGTTTGTTAGTTTTCCAGTTGATGGTATAATGGGGCTTGGTATTTCAGGATTAATTATATACACAGGGTTTAATACGGCAAAAGATTCAGTAGACTTGCTTTTGGGAGCTTTGCCAGATCCTGAGCTTATTGAAAGAATTAACACATTGGTTCTTGGCAGCAAAAATATAAAAGGTGCACACGACTTGAAAATTCATGATTATGGACCAGGAAGGATATCTGCCTCAATACATGCTGAAGTTTCTGATGATGCCAATATTGTGGACATCCATTCGGAAATTGATAAAATTGAACTAAAGGTTAAAGAAGAGCTTGGGATTGAAATGGTTATTCATATGGATCCTGTTGAGTAG
- a CDS encoding nucleotidyltransferase domain-containing protein: MDIKSIKEKLNSKEYEFIKTDPHLGGNILILTTAGSIAYGTNVETSDIDIRGVTIETPQDIIGLSSFDQFEDRVTDTVIYGLKKFILLCLNSNPNVLEILGTNPDHLLIITEEGKLLRDNVDLFLSRRAIASFGNYATAQLRRLQNALARDNYPQKEKEQHILNSILGQMDHLKRTYKSFTGSEINLYLDKSAKEEMESEIFIDIELKHYPLRDLKNIYSDMDNIVREYAKLNHRNSKKDELHLNKHAMHLIRLLVTGTEILEGKGINTYRENERELFLDIRKGKYSYNQVFEMVNEYEERFKYAANNTSLPEEPDIKRVEALMMEIYEKVLNKNI; the protein is encoded by the coding sequence ATGGACATAAAATCTATAAAAGAAAAATTGAATTCAAAGGAATATGAATTTATCAAAACCGACCCACACCTTGGAGGAAACATACTAATCCTTACAACAGCGGGCTCTATTGCATATGGAACAAATGTTGAAACCAGTGATATCGACATCAGAGGTGTCACAATTGAAACCCCGCAGGATATCATAGGTTTGTCTAGTTTTGATCAGTTTGAAGACAGGGTAACAGATACTGTCATTTATGGCCTGAAGAAATTTATATTGCTTTGTCTTAATAGCAACCCAAATGTTCTAGAAATACTAGGCACCAACCCCGATCACCTTCTAATTATAACTGAAGAAGGTAAACTCTTGCGCGATAATGTTGATCTCTTTTTGTCAAGAAGAGCAATAGCCAGCTTTGGAAATTATGCTACTGCACAGCTTCGAAGGCTGCAGAATGCTCTGGCAAGAGATAACTATCCACAGAAAGAAAAAGAACAACATATATTAAACAGCATATTAGGCCAAATGGATCATTTAAAAAGAACCTACAAGAGCTTTACAGGCAGTGAAATCAATTTGTATCTTGATAAATCAGCCAAAGAGGAAATGGAATCAGAGATATTTATTGATATAGAATTAAAGCACTATCCCCTGCGTGACCTTAAAAATATCTATTCGGACATGGATAACATAGTCAGGGAATACGCAAAGCTCAACCACCGTAATAGTAAAAAGGATGAACTTCACCTTAACAAGCATGCAATGCACTTAATTCGGCTTCTGGTCACAGGGACCGAAATTCTTGAGGGCAAAGGTATTAATACTTATAGGGAGAATGAGCGCGAACTCTTTTTAGATATTCGAAAAGGCAAGTACAGCTACAATCAGGTTTTTGAAATGGTTAATGAATATGAAGAACGGTTTAAATATGCTGCAAATAATACTTCTCTACCCGAAGAGCCAGACATAAAACGTGTCGAAGCATTGATGATGGAAATATACGAAAAAGTACTTAACAAAAATATCTAG